One window of the Nocardia huaxiensis genome contains the following:
- a CDS encoding MarR family winged helix-turn-helix transcriptional regulator — protein MTQEATLRDHPSVADTDQLTEAADLYLSIGRLLRLLRHSGDMGSLSPGAASALASLARSGPMRLSDLANIERVSAPTMSRIVTSLEKSGYVQRDADPEDGRAQLLSATLTAHDLVSGLTSARIQRFAAAMEHLDPEQRAGLQSSLSTLIDALDQ, from the coding sequence TTGACCCAGGAGGCCACGCTGCGCGACCACCCGAGTGTCGCCGACACCGATCAGCTCACCGAGGCGGCCGATCTGTATCTGAGCATCGGACGGCTGCTCCGCCTGCTGCGGCATTCCGGGGATATGGGATCGCTCAGCCCGGGAGCCGCGTCGGCGCTGGCGAGCCTCGCACGGTCGGGGCCGATGCGGTTGAGCGATCTGGCGAATATCGAACGCGTCAGCGCACCGACCATGTCGCGCATCGTGACCAGCCTGGAGAAGTCGGGGTATGTGCAGCGCGACGCCGATCCCGAAGATGGTCGCGCACAGCTGCTTTCGGCCACGCTGACCGCGCACGATCTGGTGTCGGGACTCACCTCGGCCCGGATCCAGCGGTTCGCCGCGGCCATGGAGCATCTGGATCCGGAACAGCGCGCCGGGTTGCAGTCGTCGCTGAGCACGCTGATCGACGCGCTCGACCAGTGA
- a CDS encoding SCO6745 family protein — translation MSVASAVKDQIQQVGGGFMFSREAKAFATSTGVEGFLPGYTRGRGGVLGDVDADVVTAAFGFFPPAAIRKAWEATAATPAAKGAEGYLRACQDFGRRKLAGFDQTERLAELLQVVVDAADPAGVPLFAGWRALPLAEDAPGRALQLIQTLRELRGGLHLMAVRSSGLAPLQAVLIAGSPLASGPQQARGYGWPEPFEEITTELKGRWVQAETITDDLITPAFAALAPAAAQELISLLTACHATVFAPRA, via the coding sequence ATGTCGGTAGCGTCCGCGGTGAAGGATCAGATCCAGCAGGTCGGTGGAGGATTCATGTTCTCCCGGGAGGCCAAGGCCTTCGCCACCAGCACCGGAGTGGAAGGTTTCCTGCCCGGTTACACCCGCGGCCGCGGCGGCGTGCTCGGCGATGTGGACGCCGATGTGGTCACCGCCGCCTTCGGGTTCTTCCCGCCCGCCGCCATCCGCAAAGCCTGGGAGGCCACCGCCGCCACCCCGGCCGCCAAGGGCGCCGAAGGCTATCTGCGTGCCTGCCAGGATTTCGGCCGCCGCAAGCTGGCCGGTTTCGACCAGACCGAGCGCCTGGCCGAACTGCTGCAGGTCGTCGTCGATGCCGCCGACCCCGCCGGCGTGCCGCTGTTCGCGGGCTGGCGCGCGCTGCCCTTGGCCGAGGACGCCCCCGGCCGCGCCCTCCAATTGATCCAGACCCTGCGGGAATTGCGCGGCGGCCTGCACCTCATGGCGGTCCGCTCCAGCGGCCTGGCCCCGCTGCAGGCGGTCCTGATCGCCGGTTCGCCGCTCGCCTCGGGCCCGCAGCAGGCGCGCGGTTACGGCTGGCCGGAACCCTTCGAGGAGATCACCACCGAGCTCAAGGGCCGCTGGGTCCAGGCCGAGACGATCACCGACGATCTCATCACCCCGGCGTTCGCCGCGCTCGCCCCGGCCGCTGCCCAGGAACTGATCAGCCTGTTGACCGCCTGCCACGCAACGGTTTTCGCACCGCGCGCCTAG
- a CDS encoding acyl-CoA carboxylase subunit beta codes for MRTGRTSLSTTAEKLADLHKRLEIAKEPAGQAGISKRAAKGIPSARERVEMLLDPGTFVELDALAKQSGADALYGDGVVTGHGRIDGRPVVVMSHDQTVYGGSVGEIFGRKVEKAMQLAQKMRMPFIGINDSGGARIQEAATSLAWYARMGRTLEPLSGFVPRISIMLGKCAAGSVYAPINTDVLVATKDSYMFVTGPEVIRDATGQHVDIDELGGAYNQAEYGNLHHVAEDEAAAYAWVRQYLSYMPSSCLDAPMLVNPGLEPQITDADLLLDSLIPDSDNSSYDMHDVLLHIFDDGEFHEVAAQRAKNIIIGFARVDGKPVGVIANQPLVMAGAVDARACDKAAHFIQLCDAFNIPLIFVVDTPGVLPGVEEEKLGVIKRGGRFLITLASATVPIVTIVIRKAYGGAYALMGCKQLGADINLAWPTARIAVMGAESAVGIMGRKQLAAAPEDQRAAIRQQMIDFYNDTMATPWIAAESGYIDAVIEPNTTRLEIRRALNLLKHKAIPPNPRKHAVLPL; via the coding sequence ATGCGAACAGGAAGAACGTCTTTGAGCACCACCGCGGAAAAGCTTGCCGACCTGCACAAAAGACTCGAGATCGCGAAGGAGCCGGCCGGACAGGCGGGAATATCGAAGCGGGCCGCGAAGGGCATCCCCAGTGCCCGCGAGCGCGTCGAGATGCTGCTGGACCCGGGCACCTTCGTCGAACTCGACGCCCTGGCCAAGCAATCCGGCGCCGACGCGCTCTACGGCGACGGCGTGGTGACGGGCCACGGCCGGATCGACGGCCGACCCGTCGTGGTCATGTCGCATGATCAGACCGTCTACGGCGGCAGCGTCGGTGAGATCTTCGGCCGCAAGGTGGAGAAGGCGATGCAGCTCGCCCAGAAGATGCGCATGCCGTTCATCGGCATCAACGACTCCGGCGGCGCGCGCATTCAGGAGGCCGCGACCTCCCTGGCCTGGTATGCCCGCATGGGCCGCACCCTCGAGCCGCTGTCGGGTTTCGTCCCCCGCATTTCGATCATGCTCGGAAAGTGTGCCGCCGGTTCGGTTTACGCTCCCATCAATACCGATGTCCTGGTCGCGACCAAAGATTCGTACATGTTCGTCACCGGCCCCGAGGTCATCCGCGATGCCACCGGCCAGCACGTCGATATCGACGAGCTCGGCGGCGCCTACAACCAGGCCGAATATGGCAACCTGCACCACGTCGCCGAGGACGAGGCCGCGGCGTATGCGTGGGTGCGCCAATATCTTTCGTACATGCCATCCAGCTGCCTGGACGCGCCGATGCTGGTCAATCCCGGCCTGGAGCCCCAGATCACCGACGCGGACCTGCTACTGGATTCCCTGATCCCCGACTCGGACAACTCGTCCTACGACATGCACGATGTCCTGCTGCACATCTTCGACGACGGCGAGTTCCACGAGGTGGCGGCCCAGCGCGCGAAGAACATCATCATCGGATTCGCCCGTGTGGACGGCAAACCCGTCGGCGTCATCGCCAATCAGCCCCTGGTCATGGCCGGTGCGGTCGACGCCCGCGCCTGCGACAAAGCAGCCCACTTCATCCAGCTGTGCGACGCCTTCAATATCCCGCTCATCTTCGTTGTGGACACCCCCGGTGTCCTCCCCGGCGTAGAAGAGGAGAAGCTGGGCGTCATCAAACGCGGCGGCCGGTTCCTCATCACCCTGGCCAGCGCGACCGTCCCCATCGTGACCATCGTGATCCGCAAAGCCTACGGCGGCGCCTACGCCCTCATGGGCTGCAAACAATTGGGCGCCGACATCAACCTGGCCTGGCCCACCGCCCGCATCGCCGTCATGGGCGCGGAAAGCGCAGTGGGCATCATGGGCCGAAAGCAATTGGCCGCCGCCCCGGAAGACCAGCGCGCGGCCATCCGCCAGCAGATGATCGACTTCTACAACGACACCATGGCAACCCCGTGGATCGCCGCCGAAAGCGGCTACATCGACGCCGTTATCGAACCGAACACCACCCGCCTGGAGATCCGCCGGGCCCTGAACCTCCTGAAGCACAAAGCTATTCCCCCGAACCCTCGCAAACACGCGGTCCTCCCGCTGTAG
- a CDS encoding HugZ family protein, whose protein sequence is MTLDHGDPGDAPSIPQPFEPVANPARPSAAEEARTVAASTNTAILASLTGDGDPWASFVTYGLLDGQPVLCVSRMAEHGRNLDGDPRASLAIVEPNPPQDPLAGARVTLAGVVERPEGDEAIAAREAHLAAVPAAKYYIDYSDFSLWILRVRRVRWVGGYGRMDSASASDYAAAVADPILPNAARAVAHLNDDHADALLDMARAFGGYPDATAATCERADRYGLDLRLHTPRGFAVTRVGYFSPIDAIGALRAATVELAQRARTS, encoded by the coding sequence ATGACTCTCGACCACGGTGACCCGGGTGACGCTCCGTCGATTCCCCAGCCCTTCGAACCCGTCGCGAACCCGGCGCGGCCCTCGGCGGCCGAGGAAGCCAGAACCGTTGCGGCGTCGACCAATACGGCCATCCTGGCGAGCCTGACCGGTGACGGCGATCCGTGGGCGTCGTTCGTGACCTACGGGCTGCTCGACGGGCAGCCGGTGCTGTGCGTCTCGCGCATGGCCGAGCACGGACGCAATCTCGACGGTGATCCGCGCGCGAGTCTGGCCATTGTGGAACCGAATCCGCCGCAGGACCCGCTCGCCGGGGCGCGGGTGACCCTGGCCGGTGTGGTCGAACGACCCGAGGGCGATGAGGCGATCGCGGCCCGCGAGGCGCATCTCGCGGCGGTGCCGGCAGCCAAGTACTACATCGACTACAGCGATTTCTCCCTGTGGATTCTGCGGGTGCGGCGGGTGCGCTGGGTCGGCGGATACGGGCGGATGGATTCGGCGAGCGCATCGGATTACGCTGCCGCCGTGGCGGATCCGATCCTGCCCAATGCGGCGCGGGCGGTCGCGCACCTCAATGACGATCACGCCGACGCCCTGCTGGATATGGCGCGCGCCTTCGGCGGCTACCCGGATGCGACGGCCGCGACCTGCGAGCGCGCCGACCGCTACGGGCTGGACCTGCGGTTGCACACCCCGCGCGGGTTCGCCGTCACGCGGGTCGGCTACTTCTCCCCCATCGATGCGATCGGCGCACTGCGTGCCGCGACCGTGGAGTTGGCGCAGCGCGCCCGCACCTCCTGA
- a CDS encoding NAD(P)/FAD-dependent oxidoreductase, with amino-acid sequence MSESQFDVVIAGGRCAGATLGAMLARRGLRVCVLDKASFPSETLSTCAFQSNGVDVLRRLGVLDEVLAAGAHVVRRATITSTHQKFTVDLDPEAYGQVLGMRRTTMDAILIDYAARAGAEVRTGCAVDAVIVEHGRARGVRTRTGEIRAAVVIGADGRSSTVARSVGAGEYLTRPGGRVPTWSFYEGVAPEHDFFFGAVGQAGAGSTAFLGLPLDGQFLVTVAPPAGQAREYLADRYCGFDARLRLFPELAAAVEGATRVGPIRVLQKWHSYFRESAGPGWALVGDAGHFKDYSLGQGQSDAFRQAEHLAQRVIDGLAPGGNLDEQLAAWWRWRDRDAWQMYWANSLLGEPHLPDGLADSLFGLAARDEMLAMDFARIFNKEVSPLRAAAAPTRLARIAPGVLRSHAGLAPADLSRNARATAEFLAFSAKLLARHPRTPWSQPYRRILRATA; translated from the coding sequence ATGTCGGAATCGCAGTTCGATGTCGTGATCGCGGGCGGGCGCTGTGCCGGAGCCACGCTGGGTGCCATGCTCGCGCGGCGCGGGTTGCGGGTGTGCGTGCTGGACAAGGCGAGTTTTCCCAGCGAAACGCTCTCGACGTGCGCGTTCCAATCCAACGGGGTCGATGTGCTGCGCAGGCTCGGGGTGCTCGACGAGGTACTCGCCGCCGGCGCGCATGTGGTGCGGCGGGCCACGATCACCAGCACGCACCAGAAGTTCACGGTCGATCTCGACCCGGAGGCATACGGCCAGGTACTGGGCATGCGCCGCACGACCATGGACGCGATCCTCATCGACTACGCCGCCCGCGCCGGCGCCGAGGTCCGCACCGGCTGCGCGGTGGACGCGGTGATCGTCGAGCACGGCCGAGCCCGGGGCGTGCGGACCCGGACAGGGGAAATCCGGGCGGCGGTGGTGATCGGCGCGGACGGCCGCTCCTCCACGGTCGCGCGGTCGGTCGGCGCCGGGGAATACCTCACCCGCCCCGGCGGCCGCGTGCCGACCTGGTCGTTCTATGAAGGCGTCGCGCCCGAGCACGATTTCTTCTTCGGGGCGGTCGGGCAGGCCGGAGCGGGGTCGACGGCATTCCTCGGACTGCCGCTGGACGGACAGTTCCTCGTCACCGTGGCCCCGCCCGCCGGGCAGGCGCGCGAGTATCTCGCCGATCGCTACTGCGGCTTCGACGCTCGGCTGCGGCTGTTTCCGGAGTTGGCCGCCGCGGTCGAGGGCGCGACACGCGTCGGTCCGATCCGGGTATTGCAGAAGTGGCACAGCTACTTCCGCGAATCGGCCGGCCCCGGCTGGGCATTGGTCGGTGATGCCGGTCATTTCAAGGACTACTCGCTCGGGCAAGGGCAGTCCGACGCGTTCCGCCAAGCCGAACACCTGGCCCAGCGGGTGATCGACGGCCTGGCTCCCGGCGGCAACCTCGACGAGCAGCTGGCGGCCTGGTGGCGTTGGCGCGACCGCGATGCCTGGCAGATGTACTGGGCCAATTCCCTGCTCGGGGAACCGCACCTGCCCGACGGGCTGGCCGACAGCCTCTTCGGGCTCGCCGCCCGTGACGAGATGCTGGCCATGGACTTCGCGCGCATCTTCAACAAGGAGGTCAGCCCATTGCGGGCGGCGGCGGCCCCGACGCGGTTGGCGCGGATCGCGCCCGGGGTGCTGCGTTCGCACGCCGGGCTCGCCCCCGCCGACCTGTCGCGCAACGCGCGCGCCACCGCCGAGTTCCTCGCCTTCAGCGCGAAACTGCTGGCCCGGCACCCACGTACGCCCTGGTCCCAGCCATACCGGCGCATCCTGCGCGCGACGGCCTGA
- a CDS encoding serine/threonine-protein kinase, with translation MSVLVPGTRFAGYRIEGLLGTGGMGTVYRARHPTLSVPVALKVLRPGRDRRDDHALFRREARLAAQLDHPNIVAVRDFGEEDGIPWMAMQFVRGRDAAALLRTSPGGLDPARAVHIVSEAAKALDHAHENQVIHRDIKPANIFLAEGDNGLDRVLVGDFGIARSIATAETLTRTGFRAYSEPYAPPEQRLGLPVDARADVHALGVTLHELLTGHLPGVTPAPAAHRLTAPMRAVTARATAAEPGERYASCGELAAAARAALHESPRPRPRIAATLTALGVVAAAILFALLRSDTSAPEPAAAPVTTPSKKVTVYTVRCEQTRLITVAPGLHTVVPTSKEGDRICIIHWRDFEAQQNGETPSPANDAVRALQDALKRCEAATIGDAAGLYLKDTRNSVVAAQHKYAITEDGIFGPKTSGVIQWPYFTDAGKQFDRCGNLAPQ, from the coding sequence ATGTCGGTGCTGGTTCCGGGCACCCGATTCGCCGGCTATCGGATCGAAGGTCTGCTCGGCACAGGCGGAATGGGAACGGTGTACCGGGCGCGGCATCCCACGCTGTCGGTTCCGGTGGCCCTCAAGGTGCTTCGGCCCGGACGCGACCGGCGCGACGATCACGCCCTGTTCCGCCGGGAGGCGCGGCTGGCCGCACAGCTGGACCATCCGAATATCGTGGCCGTGCGCGATTTCGGCGAGGAAGACGGAATCCCTTGGATGGCCATGCAATTCGTGCGCGGCCGGGACGCGGCGGCCCTGCTGCGGACGAGTCCGGGCGGGCTGGATCCGGCGCGGGCGGTGCACATCGTCTCCGAGGCCGCCAAGGCCCTGGATCACGCGCACGAGAATCAGGTCATCCACCGGGATATCAAGCCCGCCAATATCTTTCTCGCCGAGGGCGACAATGGCCTGGACCGGGTGCTGGTCGGCGATTTCGGCATCGCCCGCAGCATCGCGACCGCGGAAACCTTGACCCGCACCGGATTCCGCGCCTATTCCGAACCGTACGCGCCGCCCGAGCAGCGCCTCGGCCTGCCGGTGGACGCCCGCGCCGATGTGCACGCGCTCGGTGTCACGCTGCACGAGTTGCTCACCGGCCATCTGCCCGGCGTCACCCCCGCACCCGCCGCGCACCGGCTGACCGCGCCCATGCGCGCCGTCACCGCCAGGGCTACCGCCGCCGAACCGGGTGAACGGTATGCCAGCTGTGGGGAATTGGCCGCCGCCGCCCGCGCGGCCCTGCACGAGAGTCCCCGGCCCCGCCCGCGGATCGCCGCGACGCTCACCGCGCTCGGTGTGGTGGCCGCGGCAATCCTGTTCGCGCTCTTGCGTTCCGACACCAGCGCTCCGGAACCCGCCGCGGCCCCCGTCACCACCCCCTCGAAGAAGGTCACCGTCTACACCGTCCGCTGCGAGCAGACCCGCCTGATCACGGTCGCACCCGGCCTGCACACCGTGGTCCCCACCAGCAAGGAGGGTGATCGGATCTGCATCATCCACTGGCGGGACTTCGAAGCCCAGCAGAACGGCGAGACGCCCTCCCCCGCGAACGACGCCGTGCGCGCACTCCAGGACGCCCTGAAACGCTGCGAGGCCGCGACCATCGGCGACGCGGCGGGCCTGTACCTCAAGGACACTCGCAATTCCGTGGTGGCGGCCCAGCACAAGTACGCCATCACCGAGGACGGCATCTTCGGGCCCAAGACCTCCGGTGTCATCCAGTGGCCGTATTTCACCGACGCCGGGAAACAGTTCGACCGGTGCGGAAATCTCGCCCCGCAGTAG
- a CDS encoding alpha/beta fold hydrolase codes for MDVTYEGTKREVATEQGVLRYHEAGDGPPLLLLHGSGIGVSGWRNFRRNLGVFAEHFHCYVLEFPGFGISDPVAGHPVLTAVDSVIRFMDAVGIDSAPMIGNSMGGVVAVNVAVKHPARVAKVIAIGGVGTGIFSITPSEGTRLLQEFADDPSREKLVRWLNCMAYDRSIITEELIEERWQTANQPDSHAVLKAMYGSEAFAMQQKFLANSDIPPYWSMLHKVKCPVLLTWGLEDRQCPPDMAMMPLRLIPHAELHTFPKCGHWVMVEAKEAFERVSLEFLQRKSA; via the coding sequence GTGGATGTGACATACGAGGGCACCAAGAGAGAAGTCGCGACCGAACAGGGCGTGCTGCGCTACCACGAGGCCGGGGACGGGCCGCCGCTGCTGCTGTTGCACGGCTCCGGCATCGGGGTCAGCGGGTGGCGCAACTTCCGCCGGAATCTGGGCGTTTTCGCCGAGCACTTCCACTGCTACGTGCTGGAATTCCCCGGCTTCGGCATCAGCGACCCGGTGGCCGGGCATCCGGTGCTCACCGCGGTCGACTCCGTCATCCGGTTCATGGACGCGGTGGGCATCGACTCCGCGCCCATGATCGGCAATTCCATGGGCGGGGTGGTCGCGGTCAATGTGGCGGTGAAACATCCGGCCCGGGTGGCGAAGGTGATCGCCATCGGCGGGGTCGGCACCGGCATCTTCAGCATCACCCCCAGCGAAGGCACCCGGCTGCTCCAGGAATTCGCCGACGATCCGAGCCGCGAGAAGCTGGTGCGGTGGCTGAACTGCATGGCCTACGACCGCTCGATCATCACCGAGGAGCTGATCGAGGAGCGCTGGCAGACGGCGAACCAGCCCGATTCACACGCGGTGTTGAAGGCCATGTACGGGTCGGAAGCCTTTGCCATGCAACAGAAATTCCTGGCCAACTCCGATATTCCGCCGTACTGGTCCATGCTGCACAAGGTGAAGTGCCCGGTGCTGCTGACCTGGGGGCTCGAGGACCGGCAGTGCCCGCCCGATATGGCCATGATGCCGCTGCGGCTCATTCCCCATGCGGAACTGCACACCTTCCCCAAATGCGGGCACTGGGTGATGGTGGAGGCCAAGGAGGCGTTCGAACGCGTGAGTCTCGAATTCCTGCAACGCAAATCGGCGTAG
- a CDS encoding PHP domain-containing protein produces MDPVIALRQIAFYKDRAREDARRVMAYRNAADIIERLDQAQREQLGKSGDWQSLPGIGPKTAKVIAEAWSGREPATLVELRESAQDLGGGELRAALRGDLHVHSNWSDGSAPIPEMMAAAKALGHEYCALTDHSPRLTVANGLSPERLREQLEVIDGLREQFTPMRILTGIEVDILDDGSLDQEPELLERLDIVVASVHSKLKMDAAAMTERMIAAVSNPHTDVLGHCTGRLVTGGRGTRPESRFDAERVFAACRDHNTAVEINSRPERRDPPTRLLRLALDLGCDFAIDTDAHAPGQLDFLGYGAQRALDNHVPADRIINTWPVDKLLAWTAS; encoded by the coding sequence ATGGACCCTGTGATCGCTCTGCGCCAGATCGCGTTCTACAAGGACCGTGCCCGCGAGGACGCCCGCCGGGTGATGGCCTACCGCAATGCCGCCGACATCATCGAGCGGCTCGACCAGGCGCAGCGGGAGCAGCTCGGGAAGTCCGGTGATTGGCAGTCGCTGCCCGGCATCGGCCCGAAGACGGCCAAGGTCATTGCCGAAGCCTGGTCCGGCCGCGAGCCCGCGACACTCGTCGAGCTCCGCGAATCCGCCCAGGACCTGGGCGGCGGCGAACTGCGGGCGGCCCTGCGCGGTGATCTGCACGTGCATTCGAACTGGTCCGACGGCTCGGCCCCGATCCCCGAGATGATGGCCGCGGCCAAGGCCCTCGGGCACGAATACTGCGCCCTGACCGACCATTCACCCCGGCTGACGGTCGCGAACGGGCTGTCGCCGGAGCGGCTGCGCGAACAACTCGAGGTCATCGACGGACTTCGCGAGCAGTTCACGCCCATGCGCATTCTCACCGGCATCGAGGTCGACATTCTCGACGACGGCAGCCTCGATCAAGAGCCCGAACTGCTCGAGCGCCTCGATATCGTGGTGGCCAGCGTGCACTCCAAACTGAAAATGGACGCCGCCGCCATGACCGAGCGGATGATCGCCGCGGTCTCGAATCCGCACACCGACGTGCTCGGCCACTGCACCGGCCGCCTCGTCACCGGCGGTCGTGGCACCCGTCCCGAATCCCGGTTCGATGCCGAACGGGTCTTCGCCGCCTGCCGCGACCACAACACCGCGGTCGAGATCAACTCCCGCCCCGAACGCCGCGATCCTCCGACCCGCCTGCTGCGCCTGGCGCTCGACCTCGGCTGCGACTTCGCCATCGACACCGACGCGCACGCGCCCGGGCAACTCGACTTCCTCGGTTACGGCGCACAGCGCGCCCTCGACAACCATGTCCCCGCCGACCGGATCATCAATACCTGGCCCGTGGACAAGCTGCTGGCCTGGACGGCGTCGTAG
- a CDS encoding MFS transporter: MATAPTTGLDAGDVKTIRRRLRVDRDHPRYKWVALSNTTLGMLMVTINSSIVIISLPAIFRGIGLNPLEPGNVSYLLWLLMGFLLASAVLVVLFGRLGDMFGRVRIYNLGFVVFTVSAVALSLDPFTHGGGAVWLIVWRVIQGVGGAMLMANSAAIVTDAFPVQRRGFALGINQVAAVAGSFLGLVIGGVLSEWDWKAVFWVSVPFGILGTVWSYRSLHDFGERTPGSLDLPGTLTFALGLTALLTGITYGIQPYGDSATGWTNPWVLTSVFGGLAVLGLFCWIESRVARPMFDLGLFRNRAFGLGNLAGLMSSVGRGGLQFMLIVWLQGIWLPLHGYDYEATPLWAGIYLLPLTIGFLAAGPVSGWLSDRYGPRPFATAGMLITAVTFVLLVVIPVNFDYWVFATIVLLNGLGSGMFTSPNTAEVMNSVPATQRGVASGMRATLLNGGMALSMGLFFSLMIIGLSGPLPDAMDSGLREQGVPAQVSEHVAGLPPVGSLFAAFLGYNPIEELLGASGTLEQPGVHTETLTGQEFFPHLISGPFHSGLVVVFLGAAIMMLIGAVASWFAGSGSAPDEADELRAADRAGI; this comes from the coding sequence GTGGCCACGGCTCCCACTACCGGACTGGATGCCGGTGATGTGAAGACGATTCGGCGGAGGTTGCGGGTGGACCGTGATCATCCGCGGTACAAGTGGGTGGCGTTGTCGAATACGACGCTGGGGATGCTCATGGTGACGATCAATTCGTCGATCGTGATCATCTCGCTGCCGGCCATCTTCCGGGGCATCGGGCTCAATCCGCTGGAGCCGGGGAATGTGAGCTACCTGCTGTGGCTGCTCATGGGGTTCCTGCTGGCCTCGGCGGTGCTGGTGGTGCTGTTCGGGCGGCTCGGGGACATGTTCGGGCGGGTGCGGATCTACAACCTCGGGTTCGTGGTGTTCACGGTGTCGGCGGTCGCGCTGTCGCTGGATCCGTTCACGCACGGGGGCGGGGCGGTGTGGCTGATCGTGTGGCGGGTGATCCAGGGCGTGGGCGGGGCCATGCTCATGGCGAATTCGGCGGCGATCGTCACCGACGCGTTCCCGGTGCAGCGGCGCGGATTCGCGCTGGGCATCAATCAGGTTGCGGCGGTGGCGGGTTCGTTCCTGGGTCTGGTCATCGGCGGGGTGCTCTCGGAGTGGGATTGGAAGGCCGTGTTCTGGGTGAGCGTGCCGTTCGGCATTCTCGGGACGGTGTGGTCGTACCGGTCGCTGCACGACTTCGGCGAGCGCACGCCCGGATCGCTGGACCTGCCGGGGACGCTGACCTTCGCGCTCGGGCTGACCGCGCTGCTCACCGGCATCACGTACGGCATTCAGCCCTATGGTGATTCGGCTACCGGGTGGACCAATCCGTGGGTGCTCACGTCCGTCTTCGGCGGGCTCGCCGTGCTGGGGTTGTTCTGCTGGATCGAAAGCCGGGTCGCCCGGCCCATGTTCGATCTGGGGCTGTTCCGCAATCGCGCGTTCGGGCTGGGCAATCTCGCGGGGCTCATGTCGTCGGTGGGCCGCGGCGGGCTGCAGTTCATGTTGATCGTGTGGTTGCAAGGCATTTGGCTGCCGCTGCACGGCTACGACTACGAGGCCACTCCCCTGTGGGCCGGAATCTACCTGCTGCCCTTGACGATCGGCTTCCTGGCGGCGGGCCCGGTCTCGGGCTGGCTGTCCGATCGCTACGGCCCGCGCCCGTTCGCCACCGCGGGCATGCTCATCACCGCCGTGACTTTCGTTCTGCTGGTGGTGATTCCGGTCAACTTCGACTATTGGGTGTTCGCCACCATCGTGCTGCTCAACGGGCTCGGATCGGGCATGTTCACCTCCCCCAATACCGCCGAGGTGATGAACAGCGTGCCCGCCACGCAGCGCGGCGTCGCCTCCGGCATGCGCGCCACCCTGCTCAACGGCGGCATGGCGCTGTCCATGGGATTGTTCTTCTCGCTCATGATCATCGGGCTGTCCGGGCCGCTGCCCGATGCCATGGACAGCGGCCTGCGCGAGCAGGGCGTGCCCGCACAGGTGTCCGAACATGTGGCGGGGCTGCCGCCGGTGGGCAGCCTGTTCGCGGCCTTCCTCGGCTACAACCCGATCGAGGAATTGCTCGGCGCCAGCGGCACTCTCGAGCAGCCGGGTGTGCACACCGAGACCCTCACCGGGCAGGAGTTCTTCCCGCACCTGATCTCCGGGCCGTTCCACTCCGGGCTGGTCGTGGTCTTCCTCGGCGCCGCGATTATGATGCTGATCGGCGCGGTGGCGTCGTGGTTCGCCGGCAGCGGGTCCGCCCCCGACGAGGCCGACGAGCTGCGGGCAGCCGATCGCGCGGGAATCTGA
- a CDS encoding endonuclease/exonuclease/phosphatase family protein: protein MSESGVLRIAQLNMGSLLEPGWEERRHEILAWFERLDPDVVCLQEVWENVDEPGTNTAGWLADNAAADRWHWCFGGFEFPEDAWPGRDLTGLRFGSAILSRWPIDKQDVVELPVDPAPRDTHPSWRMRAELLYAHTAGADVFSTHLAPPPAQAYHRVRQVLAIDEAIRERHLPGTALPPILCGDFNAKPQSDEMRFLKANAVIEGTSTHYVDAWETLRPTEPGLTYDPLTNPQARFLNVPPQRIDYVFVGDMFLRPEGAGRILSADLAFHEPLTGVNASDHYGLVVDVRWPQKPATE, encoded by the coding sequence ATGTCGGAGTCGGGTGTGCTGCGGATCGCGCAGTTGAACATGGGGTCGCTGCTGGAACCCGGATGGGAGGAGCGGCGGCACGAGATTCTGGCCTGGTTCGAGCGACTCGACCCGGATGTGGTGTGCCTGCAGGAGGTCTGGGAGAACGTCGACGAACCGGGCACCAATACCGCCGGGTGGCTGGCCGACAATGCGGCCGCCGATCGCTGGCACTGGTGTTTCGGCGGCTTCGAATTTCCCGAGGACGCCTGGCCCGGACGGGATCTGACCGGTCTGCGGTTCGGGTCGGCGATCCTGAGCCGGTGGCCGATCGACAAGCAGGATGTGGTGGAGCTGCCGGTCGATCCCGCGCCCCGCGACACCCACCCGTCCTGGCGGATGCGCGCCGAGCTGCTGTACGCGCACACCGCGGGAGCCGATGTGTTCAGCACGCATCTGGCGCCGCCGCCCGCGCAGGCGTATCACCGGGTGCGGCAGGTGCTGGCCATCGACGAGGCCATCCGGGAACGGCACCTGCCCGGGACGGCACTGCCCCCGATTCTGTGTGGTGATTTCAATGCCAAACCGCAGTCGGACGAGATGCGCTTCCTCAAGGCCAATGCCGTCATCGAGGGCACGAGTACGCATTACGTGGACGCGTGGGAGACCTTGCGGCCCACCGAACCCGGGCTCACCTACGATCCGCTGACCAATCCGCAGGCCCGGTTCCTGAACGTGCCGCCCCAGCGCATCGATTACGTATTCGTCGGCGACATGTTCCTGCGGCCCGAGGGCGCGGGGCGGATTCTCAGTGCCGACTTGGCTTTTCACGAGCCGCTCACCGGCGTGAACGCCAGCGACCACTACGGGCTCGTGGTGGATGTGCGCTGGCCGCAGAAGCCCGCGACGGAATAG